A region of the Clostridia bacterium genome:
AGGCCACGATAGGACTCCAGATGTTTGGCTCGTGGATAGCAAGTAGGCTAACTAAGACCTAAAAAGGCGGATTAGGTCGGCCATCGGCGCGATAAACTTCCCGGGCTTGACAGCGGGGGCATTCCATGTCTATGGCCCGCCCGCCTATACCATGGGGCTTTTCAAATTCGTACCCACAGGCGGCACATCGGAAGTGTCGCTTGGCTAAGCAATAAGTTCCGCCTTCGATGCGGATGGCTTTTCCTTCAATTAAGGCTCGGGCCACTTTGGCTCGGCCGGCTACTAAGACTCGCTGAAAGGTAGGTCTAGAAACCTGCATTCGCTCAGCACAATCCTCCTGTTCCAGGCCTTCCATGTCTTTCAGTCGGATAGCCTCCAATTCTTCAATGGTGAGGATCTCTTCTTCTAAGCTGCGCAAGGGAACCCCAGCTGGCTTAAAGACCGTAACCTCGGGAATAAACTCCACCCTTCTCAGCTTAGTTGGCCGTGGCATATTACCAACTCC
Encoded here:
- a CDS encoding DUF134 domain-containing protein translates to MPRPTKLRRVEFIPEVTVFKPAGVPLRSLEEEILTIEELEAIRLKDMEGLEQEDCAERMQVSRPTFQRVLVAGRAKVARALIEGKAIRIEGGTYCLAKRHFRCAACGYEFEKPHGIGGRAIDMECPRCQAREVYRADGRPNPPF